In Thermodesulfobacteriota bacterium, the following are encoded in one genomic region:
- a CDS encoding MarR family winged helix-turn-helix transcriptional regulator codes for MKRGCATDNIDNHEAETPGSEELPTLDGFRECTCFNLRKGMRVVTQLFDNAMRSINLRGTQYTLLVLVLALGPISVSKLAEEMVTDRTTLSRNLEPMRRNGLIKIGRGEDRRTRIVKITDSGKKKLEEAYPIWRKTQEDLKTKIGLGSWASMMTNLSELINRIRL; via the coding sequence GTGAAAAGGGGGTGCGCCACGGATAATATCGATAATCACGAGGCCGAAACGCCTGGATCGGAGGAGCTTCCCACTCTGGACGGTTTCAGGGAATGCACCTGTTTTAACCTGAGGAAGGGCATGCGCGTCGTAACGCAGCTCTTCGATAATGCTATGAGATCGATTAACCTGAGGGGCACGCAGTACACACTCCTCGTTCTCGTCCTCGCCCTCGGGCCAATAAGCGTAAGCAAGCTTGCCGAGGAAATGGTAACGGATAGAACCACTCTTTCCCGTAATCTCGAGCCCATGCGAAGGAACGGCCTCATCAAGATCGGACGCGGTGAGGACCGGAGGACCCGGATAGTAAAGATTACGGACTCGGGCAAAAAGAAGCTGGAGGAGGCCTACCCCATCTGGCGAAAGACCCAGGAAGATTTAAAAACGAAGATCGGACTCGGCAGCTGGGCTTCCATGATGACCAACCTCTCGGAGCTCATAAACCGAATACGGTTGTAG
- a CDS encoding M23 family metallopeptidase, producing the protein MDKDHLTIMLITPGSKGPKALNLKISHLKFIFFVFSVFTVASILSFASTYTFYKDSESKTKSVKNLSSTIDRLSQNLTENMETEADLRAKLHGIEAKLLEMQDMLDKKGIKKDLAVGGEFIPTDRLSLSYIDYVESDVDVLFETMKNLPLGIPLEGKINSAFGYRKDPFRSRVGFHSGIDIDASQGDPIVATADGVVKKAGWQSSYGKVVVLVHKDGFETLYGHLSKITVEEGDEVKVGDVIGKAGSTGRSTGTHLHYEVMKDGKRVNPATFLSLK; encoded by the coding sequence ATGGATAAGGATCATCTTACCATTATGCTGATTACTCCGGGAAGTAAGGGCCCTAAGGCGCTCAATTTAAAAATTTCCCACCTTAAATTCATCTTTTTCGTATTCTCGGTTTTTACAGTCGCTTCAATCCTGTCTTTCGCTTCCACCTATACCTTTTACAAAGATTCAGAATCAAAAACCAAGTCGGTCAAGAACCTGTCATCGACAATCGACAGGCTGAGCCAGAACCTGACTGAGAACATGGAGACCGAGGCCGACCTCAGGGCAAAGCTCCACGGCATAGAGGCCAAGCTCCTCGAAATGCAGGACATGCTCGACAAGAAAGGCATCAAGAAAGACCTGGCCGTCGGGGGCGAGTTCATACCCACCGACAGGCTCAGCCTATCCTACATCGATTACGTGGAGAGCGACGTAGATGTGCTGTTCGAGACGATGAAGAACCTCCCGCTCGGCATCCCGCTCGAAGGCAAGATAAATTCCGCCTTCGGCTACAGGAAGGACCCGTTTCGTTCGAGGGTCGGTTTTCATTCCGGTATAGACATAGACGCCAGCCAGGGGGACCCGATAGTCGCGACCGCCGACGGTGTCGTGAAAAAGGCGGGCTGGCAGAGCAGCTACGGAAAGGTCGTGGTGCTCGTCCACAAGGACGGCTTCGAGACGCTCTACGGGCACCTCTCGAAGATCACCGTCGAGGAAGGCGACGAGGTGAAGGTCGGCGACGTCATAGGCAAGGCGGGAAGCACCGGAAGGTCGACGGGAACGCATCTCCACTACGAAGTGATGAAAGACGGGAAGAGAGTCAACCCCGCGACTTTCCTGTCGCTGAAATAA
- the msrB gene encoding peptide-methionine (R)-S-oxide reductase MsrB → MSDKTKKTDNEWREKLTDEQFYVTRQKGTERPFTGKYYDNKEKGMYKCVCCGEELFTSDAKYDSGCGWPSFYEPAEGAGIDEELDTSFGMTRVEVTCTKCGAHLGHVFPDGPAPTGLRYCINSASLDFDKDGDGKE, encoded by the coding sequence ATGTCTGATAAAACAAAGAAAACCGACAACGAATGGCGTGAGAAGCTGACCGACGAGCAGTTTTACGTCACCAGGCAAAAAGGCACCGAAAGGCCCTTTACCGGCAAGTATTACGACAACAAGGAAAAAGGGATGTACAAGTGTGTCTGCTGCGGAGAGGAGCTCTTCACCTCGGATGCGAAGTACGACTCGGGCTGCGGATGGCCGAGCTTTTACGAGCCGGCCGAGGGCGCCGGAATAGACGAGGAGCTCGACACGAGCTTCGGAATGACGAGGGTCGAAGTCACCTGCACCAAATGCGGGGCTCACCTCGGCCACGTCTTCCCCGACGGCCCCGCGCCGACCGGGCTCAGGTACTGCATCAACTCTGCATCGCTGGACTTCGACAAGGACGGCGACGGTAAAGAATAG
- a CDS encoding SCO family protein, with translation MRRKNIIIASFVVLILVAAGWGVILYKLWDHKVKDDYYGNSLEMDIPDFTLTDQNGNKVSLSDFRGEPVFLFFGYTHCPDICPVTLSVLNGVSKEVGEAEKDKFKVLFVTIDPERDDPEALRNYVPYFNESFTGLTGTPDEIKKVANSFRAFYMKEESDSKAGYLMGHTSAVYLLDKNGKVVLRYPQDKMDPKSIAGDLKKIL, from the coding sequence ATGAGACGCAAAAATATAATAATCGCTTCGTTCGTGGTGCTCATTTTAGTCGCTGCGGGGTGGGGGGTGATCCTCTACAAGCTCTGGGACCATAAGGTCAAGGATGATTATTACGGGAACTCGCTCGAAATGGACATTCCGGACTTTACCCTCACGGACCAGAACGGCAACAAGGTCAGCCTAAGCGACTTCCGGGGGGAGCCGGTGTTCCTCTTCTTCGGCTATACGCACTGCCCGGACATCTGCCCCGTCACGCTCTCGGTCCTGAACGGCGTATCCAAAGAGGTAGGCGAAGCCGAGAAGGATAAATTCAAGGTCCTCTTCGTCACTATAGACCCCGAGAGGGACGACCCCGAAGCGCTCAGGAATTACGTCCCCTATTTCAACGAAAGCTTCACGGGGCTTACGGGTACGCCCGACGAGATAAAAAAAGTCGCGAATTCGTTCCGGGCTTTTTATATGAAGGAAGAGTCGGACTCCAAAGCCGGTTATCTAATGGGGCACACATCGGCCGTATATCTTCTCGATAAAAACGGTAAGGTCGTATTGAGATACCCGCAGGACAAGATGGATCCGAAATCCATAGCGGGGGATTTGAAGAAAATACTCTAG
- a CDS encoding helix-turn-helix domain-containing protein, protein MAKDYVFCPVETTLGVIAGKWKVMIIYYLLQGKRRFNRLQRELGGISHRTLTKQLRDMERQGIVLREDYGEIPPRVEYSLSPLGASLKSILLEMHEWGEKYGGMIPAAGADEDDAEKAAG, encoded by the coding sequence GTGGCGAAGGATTATGTTTTCTGCCCGGTGGAAACGACGCTCGGCGTAATCGCGGGCAAGTGGAAGGTGATGATTATCTACTATCTCCTCCAGGGAAAGAGGAGATTCAACCGGCTCCAAAGGGAGCTAGGCGGGATCTCGCACCGAACGCTCACCAAGCAGCTCCGCGATATGGAGAGGCAGGGAATCGTCTTACGCGAGGACTACGGCGAGATACCTCCCCGCGTGGAATACAGCCTCTCGCCCCTGGGCGCGTCGCTCAAGAGCATACTCCTCGAAATGCACGAGTGGGGAGAGAAGTACGGCGGCATGATTCCAGCGGCCGGGGCGGACGAGGACGACGCGGAGAAGGCGGCCGGATAG
- a CDS encoding MFS transporter produces the protein MPKKHLVDKTVIDSVAVVHSLAGGEGKWVLLVTILGSGMAFIDSTAMNVVLPILQLELDATIPQMQWIVEAYAIFMSSLMLLGGALGDKFGRKRMFAVGVAIFSLASIWCGVAPGTGHLIVARAFQGVGGALLVPGSLAIVNVSFSEKERGRAIGTWSAFTAMTTALGPILGGWLAENISWRLVFFINIPLSIVVLTALFFKIPETKKDNGEGKLDIPGSLFATLSLGCIVYALIESGNSGFGHPKVIVPFVAGGLSLVAFLYHEYKTPSPMMPLSLFRSMTFSGANIVSALFWAAWVGGIFFVPFNLIQIQGYSAAGVGIAFIPLVLALFLFSRWAGGLVGNYGARLPIIAGTLLAGIGCLLFTRPDIGGSYWTTFFPAIVTLGVGMAVTISPLTTTVMGSVRIEHSGIASAINNTVGRIAGLLSIAILGVFALSTFNGNLDRELAVMDLTPDTIQAIDSQRIKLAAIDIPENLPSGTKIELRRVISESFLGTFRTMMEISAALLFAGSIVSWLTIGRLKPG, from the coding sequence GTGCCCAAAAAACACCTCGTAGATAAAACCGTCATAGACAGCGTCGCAGTCGTGCATTCCCTCGCCGGGGGCGAAGGCAAGTGGGTTCTTCTCGTCACGATACTCGGCTCGGGCATGGCGTTCATCGACAGTACGGCAATGAACGTCGTCCTTCCCATACTTCAGCTCGAGCTCGACGCCACGATTCCGCAGATGCAGTGGATAGTGGAAGCCTACGCGATATTCATGTCCTCGCTTATGCTCCTGGGCGGCGCGCTCGGGGACAAGTTCGGCAGGAAGCGCATGTTCGCCGTCGGCGTCGCTATATTTTCGCTGGCCTCGATATGGTGCGGTGTTGCACCGGGCACGGGACACCTGATCGTCGCGCGCGCCTTTCAGGGCGTCGGCGGCGCGCTCCTCGTGCCGGGGAGCCTCGCCATCGTGAACGTTTCCTTCAGCGAAAAGGAGAGGGGGAGGGCCATAGGGACGTGGTCGGCATTCACTGCCATGACTACGGCCCTCGGGCCGATTCTGGGCGGCTGGCTGGCCGAGAATATCTCCTGGCGGCTCGTGTTCTTTATTAACATTCCGCTCAGCATCGTCGTTCTCACCGCGCTCTTCTTCAAGATACCGGAAACCAAAAAGGACAACGGCGAGGGGAAGCTCGACATCCCGGGATCACTCTTCGCGACGCTCAGCCTCGGCTGTATAGTCTATGCGCTCATCGAATCGGGCAATTCAGGCTTCGGACATCCGAAGGTCATAGTGCCGTTCGTCGCCGGCGGGCTGTCCCTCGTAGCGTTCCTCTACCACGAATACAAAACCCCTTCGCCGATGATGCCGCTAAGCCTGTTCCGATCGATGACCTTCAGCGGGGCGAACATCGTATCGGCTCTTTTCTGGGCGGCGTGGGTCGGGGGCATATTCTTCGTCCCGTTTAACCTCATACAGATACAGGGCTATTCCGCCGCCGGGGTGGGCATAGCGTTCATACCGCTCGTCCTCGCCCTATTCCTGTTCTCCAGATGGGCAGGCGGGCTCGTCGGGAATTACGGCGCCCGGCTGCCGATAATCGCGGGCACGCTCCTCGCCGGTATAGGCTGCCTCCTCTTCACGCGCCCCGACATAGGCGGCAGCTACTGGACGACCTTCTTCCCGGCTATAGTCACGCTCGGCGTCGGAATGGCGGTGACGATATCGCCGCTTACGACGACAGTCATGGGCTCCGTCCGCATAGAGCATTCGGGGATAGCGTCCGCCATCAACAACACGGTCGGAAGGATAGCGGGCCTCCTTTCCATCGCCATACTGGGAGTCTTCGCCCTCTCCACTTTCAACGGCAACCTCGACCGGGAGCTGGCCGTTATGGACCTTACGCCGGACACCATCCAGGCGATAGATTCCCAGCGCATAAAGCTCGCCGCCATAGATATCCCCGAGAATCTCCCATCCGGCACAAAAATAGAGCTCAGGCGCGTGATATCGGAATCCTTCCTCGGCACCTTCAGGACGATGATGGAGATTTCGGCCGCCCTCCTTTTCGCGGGCTCCATAGTATCGTGGCTGACCATAGGCAGGCTGAAGCCCGGTTAA
- a CDS encoding HU family DNA-binding protein — MAEKKPMTKSQLANHIAELAGVTKKVAGEILDELAAVAYKEAKKNKQFTIPGIGKLVLDNRKARIGRNPATGEEIKIPAKKVVKFRVAKACKDAVLG, encoded by the coding sequence ATGGCAGAGAAGAAGCCCATGACCAAGTCTCAGTTGGCAAACCACATTGCAGAGCTGGCCGGCGTTACCAAGAAGGTCGCCGGTGAAATTCTGGACGAGCTGGCCGCGGTTGCTTATAAGGAAGCCAAGAAGAATAAGCAATTCACGATTCCCGGAATAGGCAAGCTCGTTCTCGATAACAGAAAGGCGAGGATCGGCAGAAACCCCGCCACCGGTGAAGAGATAAAGATACCGGCTAAGAAGGTCGTAAAGTTCAGAGTTGCCAAGGCCTGCAAGGACGCCGTTTTAGGATAG
- a CDS encoding pyruvate kinase: MESVNKCGGPRGTGIGCAGGQGQSKDGLLRLIRLLGDMRGEMLRFASDCRGAALGEVDPAYVRSAENLLHYLALRRHDLRELQSELAELGLSSLGRSESHVMATIESVLKTLCLVADCPPEVSEDVTTLDFKSAKRLLEEHTERLLGPMPEGRNVYIMVTMPSGAAEDYALVRGLPESGMNCMRINCAHDDPEKWTGMIGNLRRAQEETGKPCKIIMDLPGPKLRTGRLRPGPRVLKYRPVRDAYGRVTKPAKILLRAEGSPGPEDRGAYDAVVTVSGEWLKKIHLGGTVRFVDARGSRRSMRITAWTEEGFQADAVRTAYITPETLLRLKKRDGLGAWRTNAGGISPQENFITVGTGDALILTGSSEPGSPAERDADGRVTSLAVIGCMIPEILGDVNAGEPVWFDDGKIGGVVEEKTGGGLRIRITHTSSETAKLGSDKGINFPGSKLDLPAITPEDVSILEFVSEHADIVAMSFANTAEDVKSLLAHIKRLGKGEPGIVLKIETRRGFTNLPAMLLEAMKSPSCGVMIARGDLAVETGFERLAEVQEEILWLCEAAHVPAIWATQVLESLAKQGSATRAEITDAAMGHRAECVMLNKGPHILEALKALGDIMKRMQAHQMKKMAMLRELRLAYNFPHE, encoded by the coding sequence ATGGAATCCGTAAACAAGTGCGGCGGCCCCCGGGGAACAGGCATCGGGTGCGCCGGCGGCCAGGGACAATCGAAAGACGGGCTTCTAAGGCTCATACGCCTGCTCGGCGATATGCGGGGAGAGATGCTCCGCTTCGCGTCGGATTGCCGGGGCGCCGCCCTCGGCGAAGTAGACCCGGCATACGTGAGAAGCGCCGAGAACCTCCTTCACTACCTGGCGCTCAGGCGTCACGACCTCCGGGAGCTCCAGTCCGAACTGGCCGAGCTCGGCCTTTCCTCGCTCGGGCGCTCGGAGTCCCACGTGATGGCCACGATAGAATCGGTGCTTAAGACCCTTTGCCTGGTGGCCGATTGCCCTCCCGAGGTTTCCGAAGATGTGACCACGCTCGATTTTAAATCGGCGAAACGGCTCCTCGAAGAGCATACCGAAAGGCTCCTCGGACCAATGCCCGAAGGGCGGAACGTCTATATAATGGTGACGATGCCGAGCGGCGCGGCGGAAGACTACGCGCTCGTCCGCGGCCTTCCGGAGAGCGGCATGAACTGCATGCGCATTAACTGCGCCCACGACGACCCGGAGAAATGGACCGGCATGATCGGCAACCTGAGGCGCGCGCAGGAGGAAACGGGAAAGCCCTGCAAGATCATAATGGACCTCCCCGGCCCCAAGCTCCGGACAGGGCGGCTCCGTCCCGGGCCGCGCGTTCTTAAATACCGCCCCGTGCGGGACGCGTACGGCAGGGTAACGAAACCCGCGAAGATATTGCTCAGGGCCGAGGGCTCGCCCGGGCCCGAAGACAGAGGCGCTTACGACGCCGTCGTGACAGTCTCCGGCGAATGGCTCAAGAAGATTCACCTGGGCGGCACGGTCAGGTTCGTAGACGCGCGCGGCTCCAGGCGCTCGATGAGGATTACGGCGTGGACGGAAGAGGGGTTTCAGGCGGATGCCGTCAGGACAGCCTATATAACCCCCGAGACGCTCCTTCGCCTGAAAAAGAGAGACGGCCTCGGCGCGTGGAGGACAAATGCAGGCGGAATATCCCCGCAAGAGAACTTCATTACTGTCGGCACGGGCGACGCACTTATACTGACGGGAAGCTCCGAGCCCGGCTCCCCCGCGGAACGTGACGCCGACGGGAGGGTGACGTCACTGGCTGTAATCGGCTGCATGATCCCGGAGATACTCGGCGACGTAAACGCGGGCGAGCCCGTCTGGTTCGACGACGGGAAGATAGGCGGCGTTGTCGAGGAGAAAACCGGCGGCGGGCTCAGGATCCGCATTACCCATACGAGCTCTGAGACGGCTAAGCTCGGAAGCGACAAGGGCATCAATTTCCCGGGGAGCAAGCTCGACCTGCCGGCGATTACGCCCGAGGACGTTTCGATTCTCGAATTCGTCTCGGAGCATGCCGACATAGTCGCCATGTCGTTCGCGAATACGGCCGAAGACGTGAAGTCGCTTCTCGCCCACATAAAACGCCTGGGCAAAGGCGAGCCCGGAATCGTGCTCAAGATCGAGACGCGCCGCGGTTTCACGAACCTGCCGGCCATGCTTCTCGAAGCAATGAAGAGCCCGTCCTGCGGCGTGATGATCGCGCGCGGCGATCTCGCTGTCGAGACGGGATTCGAGCGTCTCGCCGAGGTTCAGGAAGAGATACTCTGGCTCTGCGAGGCGGCACACGTGCCCGCGATATGGGCGACTCAGGTGCTCGAAAGCCTGGCCAAGCAGGGCTCGGCGACGAGGGCCGAGATCACGGACGCCGCCATGGGGCACAGGGCCGAGTGCGTCATGCTCAACAAGGGCCCCCACATCCTCGAAGCCCTTAAGGCCCTGGGCGACATAATGAAACGCATGCAGGCGCATCAGATGAAGAAAATGGCGATGCTCCGGGAATTGAGACTGGCCTACAACTTCCCGCACGAGTGA
- a CDS encoding AAA family ATPase translates to MAKVICIANQKGGVGKTTTAINLAASLAAAQKRTMFIDFDPQANATSGVGVDKEEVRRSIYDALIGEAEIADIKIDVEPEALGGFLSVVPATPELTGAEVELLHLEDREWRLKQAIEKVVHEYDFILIDCPPSLSILTVNALTAADSVLIPVQCEYYAMEGLGQLQRTISLIRQRLNPELKVEGYLLTMFDSRNRICHVVANELRAYFNEEVFESVIFRNVRLAESPSHGKPIILYDIKSTGAESYVSLAREVIARNGGGNIEESHTG, encoded by the coding sequence ATGGCAAAGGTCATATGTATCGCAAATCAGAAGGGCGGCGTCGGTAAAACGACTACGGCCATAAACCTCGCGGCGTCCCTGGCGGCCGCCCAGAAGAGGACCATGTTCATAGATTTCGACCCGCAGGCGAACGCCACGAGCGGGGTAGGGGTGGACAAGGAAGAGGTCCGAAGGAGCATATACGACGCCCTCATCGGCGAGGCGGAGATAGCCGACATCAAGATAGACGTCGAGCCCGAGGCCCTGGGCGGATTCCTCTCCGTAGTCCCGGCGACGCCCGAGCTTACAGGGGCGGAGGTCGAGCTGCTTCACCTGGAAGACCGCGAATGGAGGCTTAAGCAGGCGATCGAAAAAGTCGTCCACGAATACGACTTCATACTGATAGACTGCCCGCCTTCGCTCAGCATACTCACGGTAAATGCGCTCACGGCGGCGGACTCGGTCCTCATCCCCGTACAGTGCGAATACTACGCCATGGAAGGGCTCGGGCAGCTCCAGAGGACGATATCGCTTATAAGGCAGAGGCTGAACCCGGAGCTCAAGGTAGAAGGTTATCTCCTTACGATGTTCGATTCACGGAACAGGATATGCCACGTCGTCGCCAACGAGCTCAGGGCGTATTTCAACGAAGAGGTATTCGAATCCGTAATCTTCAGAAACGTAAGGCTCGCCGAATCCCCGAGCCACGGAAAGCCCATTATCCTTTACGACATAAAATCCACCGGGGCCGAGAGCTACGTGTCGCTCGCACGGGAAGTAATAGCACGAAACGGAGGGGGAAATATTGAAGAAAGCCACACTGGGTAG
- a CDS encoding ArsA family ATPase → MARIILYTGKGGVGKTTTAAATALQAARRGYKALVISTDPAHSLRDSFDQEIGPEPKKIMKNLYAQEIDVFYSVDKYWGKLTGYIQSLFNWMKVDDILAEEFSIFPGMEEVSCFLWVYSHYTENDYDVIIVDSAPTGETLRLLSLPDVARWWIVKVFPIERKLLKVVRPAVKVVSDMPLPEEETYVAIEDLFDKLNSIHKIFSNSDVTSIRLVTNLEKMVIKETQRAYTYLSLYGYNVDSVIVNRTMPTHIDHPFFKEWRKSQAEYRKEVEHLFSSVPIFEAPLHQKEVMGTDALLEFGDSLFGSKDPISIFSNIKPYEIVKDKGVYNLVLKLPFVGKEEVKLHQVADELTIQIENQRRNIFLPGFLAKLNVEKASLEGGELRVTFEKPARGGKK, encoded by the coding sequence ATGGCGAGAATAATTCTCTATACGGGAAAGGGCGGCGTCGGGAAGACGACAACGGCGGCCGCGACGGCGCTCCAGGCGGCCAGGAGAGGCTACAAGGCGCTCGTGATATCCACCGATCCCGCCCACAGCCTCCGGGATTCCTTCGACCAGGAAATAGGCCCCGAGCCGAAGAAGATAATGAAGAATCTCTACGCCCAGGAGATAGACGTCTTTTACTCAGTCGATAAATACTGGGGGAAGCTCACGGGGTATATACAGTCGCTCTTTAACTGGATGAAGGTGGACGACATTCTCGCCGAGGAGTTCAGCATATTCCCCGGCATGGAAGAGGTTTCGTGCTTCCTCTGGGTTTACAGCCACTACACCGAAAACGATTACGACGTCATAATCGTCGACAGCGCCCCTACGGGCGAGACTTTAAGGCTCCTGTCCCTGCCCGACGTGGCCAGGTGGTGGATAGTCAAGGTCTTCCCGATAGAGAGGAAGCTGCTCAAGGTCGTAAGGCCGGCCGTCAAGGTCGTGTCCGACATGCCGCTCCCCGAGGAGGAGACCTACGTCGCCATCGAAGACCTCTTCGACAAGCTGAACTCCATACACAAGATATTCTCCAACTCGGACGTAACAAGCATAAGGCTCGTCACGAACCTCGAAAAGATGGTGATAAAGGAAACCCAGAGAGCGTACACGTATCTCAGCCTCTACGGCTACAACGTAGACTCCGTCATCGTCAACAGGACGATGCCGACCCACATAGACCACCCCTTCTTCAAAGAGTGGCGGAAATCGCAGGCCGAATACAGAAAAGAGGTCGAGCATCTTTTCAGCTCTGTCCCGATATTCGAGGCGCCGCTCCACCAAAAAGAGGTCATGGGCACCGACGCCCTTCTCGAATTCGGCGACTCGCTTTTCGGCAGCAAGGACCCCATATCGATATTTTCGAACATAAAGCCCTACGAGATAGTGAAGGACAAAGGCGTTTACAATCTCGTATTGAAGCTTCCCTTCGTCGGCAAGGAAGAGGTCAAGCTCCACCAGGTAGCCGACGAGCTCACCATACAAATAGAGAACCAGAGAAGAAATATATTCCTCCCCGGCTTTCTGGCCAAGCTCAATGTCGAGAAGGCGAGCCTCGAGGGCGGAGAGCTCAGGGTAACCTTCGAAAAGCCCGCAAGGGGAGGAAAGAAGTGA
- the coaBC gene encoding bifunctional phosphopantothenoylcysteine decarboxylase/phosphopantothenate--cysteine ligase CoaBC — MSAIRGKNIVLGVTGGIAAYKACELVRALVREGASVEVVMTKNAMEFVTPLTLQTLSGNKVATRPFDPVWESEIGHISLADRADLVVIAPATASFVGKMATGIADSLLATLVLATLAPVIVCPAMNVNMYNNGTVQDNLRKLKERGVTIVEPSEGFLACGWEGRGRLPETEDIMSEVESALTPKDMAREKVLVTAGATREYIDPVRFISNPSSGKMGYALAEEARMRGAEVVLISGKSPLPPPRGVELVGVESADDMYAAVMERLDWSTLVIKAAAVGDYAPESKAGGKIKKTGEELGLRLRRTKDILKEIGERKKQQIVVGFAAETEDLMANAAIKLREKNADMIVANNVAAPGAGFEADTNEVCLLFASGAMEELPLAPKKEIAGIIFDRISGLRKSV, encoded by the coding sequence ATGTCCGCAATCAGAGGGAAAAATATCGTTCTCGGGGTCACCGGGGGAATAGCTGCGTACAAGGCGTGCGAGCTCGTAAGGGCCCTCGTCAGGGAAGGGGCGTCCGTCGAGGTCGTAATGACCAAAAACGCCATGGAATTCGTCACCCCGCTTACGCTCCAGACGCTCTCGGGAAACAAGGTCGCGACGCGTCCCTTCGACCCTGTTTGGGAATCCGAGATCGGGCACATAAGCCTTGCGGACAGGGCGGACCTCGTCGTGATAGCCCCGGCCACGGCAAGCTTCGTAGGGAAGATGGCTACCGGTATAGCCGACTCGCTTCTGGCGACGCTGGTCCTGGCGACCCTCGCGCCCGTGATCGTCTGCCCGGCGATGAACGTCAACATGTACAACAACGGCACCGTTCAGGACAACCTCCGGAAGCTGAAAGAAAGGGGCGTCACGATCGTCGAGCCGTCCGAGGGATTCCTGGCCTGCGGATGGGAAGGGAGAGGCCGGCTTCCGGAAACGGAAGACATAATGAGCGAGGTCGAGTCCGCGCTCACGCCGAAGGACATGGCCCGCGAGAAGGTGCTCGTAACCGCAGGGGCGACGAGGGAGTATATAGACCCCGTAAGATTCATATCCAACCCGTCGAGCGGCAAGATGGGATATGCGCTTGCCGAAGAGGCGCGGATGAGGGGCGCCGAGGTCGTGCTGATTTCCGGAAAGAGCCCGCTCCCGCCGCCGAGGGGCGTCGAGCTCGTCGGCGTCGAGAGCGCGGACGATATGTACGCCGCAGTGATGGAGCGCCTCGACTGGTCTACGCTGGTGATCAAGGCCGCGGCCGTCGGGGATTACGCCCCGGAGTCGAAGGCCGGCGGGAAGATCAAGAAGACCGGCGAGGAGCTTGGCCTCAGGCTCAGACGAACCAAAGATATATTAAAGGAGATAGGCGAGAGGAAAAAGCAGCAGATCGTCGTCGGGTTCGCCGCCGAAACGGAGGACCTCATGGCGAATGCCGCAATCAAGCTCAGGGAGAAGAACGCCGACATGATAGTGGCGAATAACGTCGCCGCACCGGGGGCGGGATTCGAGGCGGACACCAACGAAGTGTGCCTCCTGTTCGCTTCGGGCGCGATGGAAGAGCTCCCGCTCGCTCCGAAAAAAGAGATCGCCGGGATCATCTTCGACAGGATTTCGGGGCTCAGGAAATCTGTTTGA
- a CDS encoding copper chaperone PCu(A)C — protein MKSLFLAVALALFAFGYSNAEDTITVTDAWVREVPPASTITAAYMKIANNGDEDDTITGASSTAAETTEIHLSSVDDKGVAKMEKVDGVAVSAGGTVELKPGSYHIMLIGLKEPLKGGENVEIVLDFEKAGKVTVNAPVKGMDKQSEDHSHHH, from the coding sequence ATGAAGAGTCTGTTTCTCGCTGTAGCGCTTGCACTTTTTGCTTTCGGTTATTCGAACGCGGAGGATACGATAACCGTTACGGACGCGTGGGTAAGGGAAGTCCCGCCGGCGTCGACGATAACGGCCGCATACATGAAGATCGCCAACAACGGCGACGAGGACGACACGATCACGGGCGCCTCGTCCACGGCGGCGGAAACGACCGAGATACACCTCAGCTCCGTAGACGACAAGGGCGTCGCAAAGATGGAGAAGGTAGACGGGGTTGCGGTTAGCGCCGGCGGCACCGTCGAGCTCAAGCCCGGGAGCTATCACATCATGCTCATAGGGCTTAAGGAGCCGCTTAAGGGTGGGGAGAATGTAGAAATAGTCCTCGACTTCGAAAAAGCCGGGAAGGTAACCGTCAACGCCCCTGTCAAGGGAATGGACAAGCAGTCGGAAGATCACAGCCACCACCACTGA
- a CDS encoding response regulator produces MAKVLLIEDEESLRNLYTRILSSRNYTVETAVDGEDALLKLPMFTPDIIVLDIVMPRYNGMELLKVLKNDDRHRKIPVVMLTALSEMKKITECLEMGAVGYITKDSTVEDIAHRLNLILESFNIKQIS; encoded by the coding sequence ATGGCCAAGGTGCTCCTGATAGAAGACGAAGAATCCCTCAGGAATCTCTACACAAGAATCCTGAGCTCGAGGAACTACACGGTCGAAACAGCCGTAGACGGCGAGGATGCTCTTCTCAAGCTCCCGATGTTCACGCCGGACATTATAGTGCTCGACATCGTCATGCCAAGATACAACGGTATGGAGCTGCTGAAGGTGCTAAAGAACGACGACAGGCACAGGAAGATACCCGTCGTTATGCTGACTGCCTTGTCCGAGATGAAGAAGATTACGGAGTGCCTCGAAATGGGCGCTGTGGGTTATATAACGAAGGACAGCACCGTCGAGGACATAGCCCACAGGCTCAATCTTATCCTGGAATCTTTCAATATCAAACAGATTTCCTGA